In the Quercus lobata isolate SW786 chromosome 5, ValleyOak3.0 Primary Assembly, whole genome shotgun sequence genome, one interval contains:
- the LOC115989363 gene encoding uncharacterized protein LOC115989363 translates to MCPSAAGYPDFYAEQANALNNYGKPFASPFSETYNPNWRNHPNFSWRQSQPPTNVGGQQVHQQSQFRPPTQAYPPIPQSTPQFVTPPRQQPSLEESLKTFMQSTSQAIQEMKSSTHLNTQAISKLENQVGQLATQVGEREKGKFPSQPIPNPKGQYAINGSSSSTHGQEHVQSITTLRSGKQVDNQVKMPEVEDDENIMLKEKGTHSSHDDHREKKDNPPATPIQDLNSPLDKRFVPKASFPQRLISPQKSAQFGDILEVFKQVQINIPFLDAIQQVPAYAKFLKDLVTMKRKTNVPKKAFLTEQVSSIIQNKYPVKCKDPGSPTISCRIGDHLIERALLDLGASVNLLPYSVYLQLGLGDLKPTTMTLQLADRSVKIPRDTEPTLNANTQIHVILGRPFLATSNALINCRSGVMKISFGNMTVELNIFDISKQVLDNEDICEVNMIGSLVHDTFLQSSCEDPPNACLTRFDCNLDTEKSIEEVNALLDSIPLLSIDSWQPKVIPLPLSSSLFPSIVEPPKLGEFWEHQLISILQEYKEAIGWKIADIKGISASVVMQRIHLEDTAKASQHVFDPGLISSCVKSF, encoded by the exons TAATTATGGAAAACCATTTGCTAGTCCATTTTCAGAGACATACAATCCAAATTGGAGGAACCATCCTAATTTCTCATGGAGGCAAAGTCAGCCTCCCACAAATGTAGGTGGACAACAAGTGCATCAACAAAGTCAATTTCGTCCACCTACTCAAGCATATCCTCCCATTCCTCAATCAACACCTCAGTTTGTAACACCACCAAGACAACAACCATCTTTGGAGGAGTCTCTCAAAACTTTCATGCAGTCAACTAGCCAAGCCATTCAAGAGATGAAAAGTTCCACCCATTTGAATACTCAAGCTATTTCAAAGTTGGAAAATCAAGTTGGCCAGTTAGCAACCCAAGTTggagaaagggaaaaaggaaagttTCCTAGTCAACCTATACCTAACCCAAAAGGACAGTATGCCATCAATGGTTCTTCTAGTTCTACTCATGGACAAGAACATGTTCAGTCTATTACTACCCTTAGGTCTGGTAAGCAAGTTGATAATCAAGTGAAAATGCCAGAAGTGGAGgatgatgaaaatattatgttaaaggaaaaaggaactCATAGTTCACATGATGATCATAGAGAAAAGAAGGACAACCCACCCGCCACTCCAATTCAGGATCTTAATTCCCCCCTTGATAAGAGGTTTGTTCCTAAAGCTTCATTTCCTCAAAGGTTAATCAGTCCTCAGAAAAGTGCACAATTTGGAGACATTTTAGAGGTCTTTAAGCAGGTGCAAATAAACATTCCATTTCTTGATGCAATTCAGCAAGTTCCTGCTTATGCCAAATTTCTAAAAGATCTTGTGACAATGAAGAGAAAGACAAATGTCCCTAAAAAGGCATTTTTGACCGAGCAAGTCAGTTCAATCATTCAGAATAAATATCCAGTGAAATGTAAGGACCCTGGATCTCCTACAATTTCATGTAGGATTGGGGATCATCTCATTGAGCGAGCTTTGCTAGATTTGGGGGCAAGTGTGAACTTATTGCCATATTCAGTATACTTACAGCTAGGTTTGGGGGATTTAAAACCAACAACCATGACACTTCAATTAGCTGATAGGTCTGTGAAAATCCCTAGAG ACACTGAACCTACTCTAAATGCCAATACACAAATCCATGTCATTTTAGGTCGCCCTTTCTTAGCCACATCCAATGCTTTGATCAATTGTCGGAGTGGTGTGATGAAGATTTCTTTTGGGAATATGACTGTTGAGCTTAATATTTTTGACATAAGTAAGCAAGTACTAGACAATGAGGATATATGTGAGGTTAACATGATTGGGAGCCTAGTCCATGATACTTTCCTACAATCAAGTTGTGAGGATCCCCCAAATGCTTGCTTAACCCGTTTTGATTGTAATTTGGATACTGAAAAATCAATTGAGGAGGTCAATGCATTGTTGGATTCTATTCCTCTCTTAAGTATTGATAGCTGGCAGCCAAAAGTGATCCCTCTTCCACTTTCTTCATCCCTATTCCCATCTATTGTAGAACCACCAAAGTTGGGTGAATTTTGGGAACACCAATTGATAAGTATACTTCAAGAGTATAAGGAAGCTATAGGTTGGAAAATTGCTGATATTAAGGGTATTAGTGCTTCTGTGGTTATGCAAAGAATTCACTTGGAAGACACTGCAAAAGCTTCTCAACATGTTTTTGACCCAG GATTGATCTCCAGTTGTGTTaaatctttttga